A stretch of DNA from Thiomicrospira sp. XS5:
CGAACAGCTCAAGCAAGACATTGTTTTTGAAACGGAATTGAAAGGCAAGCCCTTGACGTTCCACACCACGTGGGGGATTTTCAGTCCGCGGGAAATTGACGCCGGGACCTTGTTGCTGTTGAAACATCTCGATTTGCAGCCGCAGGAAACCGCGTTGGACATCGGTTGCGGTTACGGCCCCATCGGCTTAGCCATTGCCGCCAATGCCAGTGGTGAGGTGCATATGGTGGACAAGGATTTTGTGGCGGTGGACTACGCGAACCAAAACGCGCAACGCAACGGTTTAACGCACGCCAAGGCCTATTTGTCGAACGGCTTGAGCGCCGTGCCGCAGGATTTGCAGTTCACCACGGTGGTGTCGAATATTCCGGCCAAAGTCGGTAAAGAAATGCTCAGCATTCTGTTGCACGACGTGCATCGGCAATTGGCGCCGGGCGGGCAATTTGTGGTGGTCACTATCAACGGCTTGCGACAATACATGAAGCGCAACTTCATGGAGGTGTTCGGCAACTACGACAAGGTCAAGCAAGGTAAGGATTACACCATCTCGCGTTGTGTGAAACGCTGATTCGACCAGGCCTGGTCAAAAACGTTGCAATTCCCCGGTGAGGCGCTAAACTGAAAAAGTGACCGTTGGTTGAGGGAGCGCTGGCTTTAAATGCGATGATTAAGCTTGACCGTAAACAGACTTCTTTTATAAAGGTTTTTCTGTTCTTCTTTTTGATGGCTTTGCTGTTGCTGGCCATTAATATTGGCGTGAAATCCTTTTTCTTCTCCGAATTCACGGAAAAGTCCGCGATCACGAATGCCCCGGCCAAAATCAAAGAGCGTCAAGCCTTTTTGAACGATTATCTGGCCAATCTGCCTCGACAAATTGAGGCCATTGCCACCTCCAAACCCTTCCAAGCTTACTTGTATAATCCTCAAACGCATGTGAAGCCGTTTCAAGACTTGTTGGATACGCTGATGATTTTTGAACCGGATGTCATGCAAATTCGGTATTTATCCGCCCAGGGGCAAGAGTTGTTGAAGGTTGATCGCCCTCGGATCGGCGCCGATTTCGACTGGGTGCCACCGGCACAGCTACAAAACAAATCCGGCCGGGCCTATGTCAAACAGGCGTTGCGAGAAACGAGTCCCAGAACGATTTTTTCGAATATTGAATTGAATCAGGAAGAGGGCGAGATTGAGCGTCCTTTCAAACCGACTATTCGCGTGATGCGCCCGGTTTTTGAGGGGCAGCATGTCCGTGGTGTTTTGGTGATTAATTATTTTGTCTCCGATTTGTTGGAGGACTTGGTTCAGGCGCCATTTTACGAAATGGCGTTATTCGACGGACAAGGCCAGGTGATAAAACATTCCAATGCGCGCTACGACTGGAGTGCTTATCGGACGGAATCGCTCGAGATAGACGAATGGGTTGAGGCGGCCGGGGAGCAAGTGATTGAGCGACTCGACTTGCCTTTACCGTCCCCGCTGTACCTCGGCTTGTCGTTAAATCGGCAAAATCTGAAAGCCATGCACGCCAATGAACTGAAAGAGTACAGCGTTATCTCGATGGTGACCTTGTTGTTGGCTTTGTTTGTCAGTGCCGTGGTGTCCGGCGTGATTGCTCGTAACCAGCGGGCAAGAGATCACCTTTTGGCCCAGCTGAAAGTGGCAGAGCAGGTGAGTGATATGGCAAGTTGGGAGCATAATCATGTGACGGGTGCATTCAGTGGCAATGCGTTGTTTTATAAACGCTTCGGGTTTGGGAAAACGCGTCGACCGAGTTTTGAAGGCTACGTTCAAGCGCTATCACCGTCCTCCAGAGAGCATTATGAAACCGATTATCGCGAGGCGTTACGCTTGTGTCGTCCCGTCACGCATGTGGTTGAAGTACCGGCGTCGTCCACCGCCGGAGAACGTTACTTTCAGGAGCGTTACGATCATTTGGTCAACCGGGACGGCCAATTAGTCAGTACCTTTGGGGTATTGGTGGATGTCACCGAACGCTATCAGCAACAGGCCATGATTCAAAATATCATTGATGCACAAGAAAGTTTGATTTTAAGGCTGGATGGCCGCCGAATTACCTATGCTAATGAAGCCTTTAAGGCTTTTTTTGGCGGCGAGGCCAAAACGACTCCGTTGAAAGACTTGTCGGATTTGGAAGCCCGGTTTGAACCGGAAGCGGGGCTGTTCACCGTGCCTGAAAACGACGACGATGGTGAGTGGTTACCGTTATTGGAACAATCGCACGGTGATACGGTGGTTAAAATGGTGTCTCAGGCCGGTGTCTCGCATTATTTTGCCCTTCAGTTTCATTCGATTGCCACCGGCCTCGGGGTGCTGACCATGACCGATATTACCGAGCGTTATCTGGCACAGCAGCAGTTAATGACGCAGGCCAATCAAGATGCTTTGACCGGGGCGTACAATCGCCACTTTTTCGATTCGTTTTTGCGTGGAAAACTGGAAAACTGGTTGTCGGCTCATTGCTTATACGGATTGATTGTGTTCGATATCGATTTTTTTAAACGCATTAATGATACCTACGGGCATGGCATTGGTGATCAGGTGCTCAAAGGCATGGTGAGGGTTATTCAAGACAACACGCGACGTAACGATTACTTAATACGTTGGGGCGGCGAGGAGTTTGTCTTGTTTGTGGAAACCGAGCGTCTCGATGTGGTGAGCAAAGTGGCCGAAAATATTCGTGAAGCGGTCGCGCAAACCGACTTCCCCTCTGTCGGTCAGGTGACCTTGAGTGGGGGCGGGGCTTTGCTGGTGCCTGGCGTTGCATTGGAGGCGACGATTGAGAAAGCCGATCAAAACCTTTATCAGGCCAAAAGCGGTGGGCGAAACCAAATCGTCGTTTCTTAGTCATCGAGTCACTAAAATATCGTATACTTTGACTCTCTTGAAAATTTGAATGAGCAGAGTTGAGCCGACATGAAAAAATTCACTCTTTGGTTGTCGATGATGACCTTTTCCTTTTTTGCCACCATGCAGACGGCTGAAGCCAAGCGTTTTGGCGGCGGTAGCAGTTTTGGGTATTCCAAAAAAATGGCACCGAAACAATACAACACCGCACCGAAACCGGCGGCAAAATCGTCGGCGGGCAGTACCACGACCGCTGCGGGGGCAAAAACGTCCGGCGCCTCACGCTTTTTAGGGCCGTTGGCGGGCATCGCGGCGGGTGGTTTGTTGGCCGCCATGCTGTTCGGTGATGGTTTCGAGGGCATTCAATTGCTGGATATTCTGCTGATTGCGTTACTGGTCTTTATGTTGATCAGCTTGTTGCGCCGTCGTGCCAGCGCGCATCAAACGGCTTACTCCGGTCACAGCGGACAGGGCGCGGCGTCTTATGACGCGACGCCGTCGCCGTACCAAACCCGTGAAGCCGCCACAACCGACTATTCGTCACACACCCATCAAACCGGTGAAAGTATCATTGGTTCCGGGCTGTCGGGCGAGGCCGAACCGGTGCTGGTGGCGCCGGATTGGTTTGATGAAGCCCGTTTTGTGGAAGACGCCAAATCGCATTTCGTGGCGGTGCAGAAGGCTTGGGATGCGTTGGATGCCAAAGAATTGCAGGATTACTGCACGCCGGAACTCTATAACGCCTTGAAGGTGGAAATGGCGCAGTTGCAAGTGGGCACGAACCATACCGAAGTGGACGAACTGAATGCCGAAATCGCGGATCTAGCCATCGACGGCGATAATTTCATCGTCAGTGTACGTTTCAGCGGCTTTATCAAAGAGGACGTGGACGGCTTTGCCCATGCGTTCAATGAAATCTGGCACATCCGTCGTTTGGCGGAAGGGCGCGGACCTTGGCAAATTGCCGGCATTCAGCAGAACGATCTGTAAGTCGTCGCGGGATAAATCCCTGAAAAATGAAGGGGTTTGCCAAAAATGGCAGCATTGAGTATAGTGGCACGGAATCTTATTGAGGAGGAAAATAAGGTGTCGGGATGGAATCTTGTCAAACGCCCAGGCCTGGTGGTTATGGGCCTGTTGGTGCTGCTGTTGAGCGCATGCGCTAAACCGCCGGTGGAGTTGACCTCGGTGAAGATTGTCGATAATTTGGATCGTGGCTCAGGCAACTTCGACCGTATGTTGCAGATTTGTTTTACCGAACCGTTGCGAGCCGATTATTACCATCGTGCGGTGTTGATTTCCAACCAAGGGTTTAAGATCGAGGGCGGCAGTATGTTGCGCCCGCGTGCGTCGGATCCGGACAACAAATGCCAATTGCGTAATCTTTATAATTACGTTGGTAAAAATTCCCCGCCGGGCGTGCGTGAAATGATTAAAGAATTCATGGTGCCGGGTAATGTCAATCAGGTGTTGATCCAGATTTACGATGAAAAACCAACCGGTAATGAACTGCCGATTGAAGAAAAATTATTCCGAAATATTTAATGGCTAATGACCTCCCGTTTTCGTTTGTGTTTGCGTTTGAAAGCCTAATTTAAAAAAACCGCCAGGCCTGGCGGTTTTTGTTTTTTGAGAGAGCCCCATGCCCCATTCGCTTGACCCTGCTGTGTTTTACCCTTCCGACCTGTCCGCACTGGCGTATGCCTATGGTCAGCCTGTGGCGACGGCCCGTTTGAAAACCGATCCGGCTGATTTTGTGGTCGAGGAGCAACTGGCGTATTCCCTCAGCGGGGAGGGCGAGCATCTGTGGGTGTGGGTGGAAAAAATTGGCCAAAACACCGATTGGGTGGCGAAGCAGCTGGCGAAATGGGCCGGCATTGCGCCGAAAAACGTTGGCGTGGCCGGTAAGAAAGACCGTCAGGCGGTGACCTATCAGTGGATGAGTTTGCATCTGCCGGGGCAAGCCGATCCGGCAGTCGAGACGCTGGCGATTCCGGGTGTCCGCATTCTGAAAACACAGCGCCATCACCGCAAGCTGCAAACCGGCGGCCTGTCCGGTAACCGTTTTACGCTGACGTTGCGCAAGATGACGGGGGATAAAACGGCGCTGGAAGGCCGTTTGCAACGCATCCGTGAGCAGGGCGTGCCGAATTATTTTGGCGAACAACGGTTCGGCAACGGCTTTCAGAACCTGCCGAAAGCGACGCAATTGTTTCAGGGGCAGCTCAAAGCGCCGAAGCGTCACCAAAAAAGCCTGTACATTTCCGCCGCGCGTTCCTGGATCTTCAATGAAATTCTCAGCCGTCGAATTGAACAAGACTGTTGGAATCGGGCCTTGCCGGGCGATGTGTTTCAGTTGCAAGGGTCGCAAAAATGGTTTGCCGATGACGGCGATCCGGCGCTGGCGGAACGTGTTGACGCTATGGATTTACACCCTACGGGCGCGTTGACTGGACGAGGCGTTTTGCCGACGCAAGGCGAGGCGTTTCAGCTGGAACAAACGGTGATGGCGCGGCACCCGATTTGGCAGGCCGGTTTGGAAAAGCTGGGGTTGAAACAGGAGCGCCGTGCTCTGCGGGTATGGCCAAAAGCATTGACCTGGCAGTGGCCAGATGCGGAAACACTGGCGGTATCCTTCGATTTGCCCGCCGGCAGCTATGCGACTATGGTGGTGCGGGAGCTGGCGCAGCTGGAAACCGAGTCGGAGCGTTGAGCCGACTCAGTCTCTAAAGCCAGTATTATTGCCGGTATTATTTTTTATAGAGATCGCTCGGGTCGATGAGTGGGTTGGTCATAATTTCCACTTTATCGTCGTGTACAGCGGTGTAGAAGCAGCTTTTACGCCCGGTGTGGCACGCTGGCCCGGTTTGATCGACCAACAGCAGGATGGCATCGCCGTCGCAATCGAAACGCAATTCTTTTAAAACTTGAATCTGGCCGGACTCTTCGCCCTTGCGCCAGTAGGCCTGACGCGAACGTGACCAGTAACAGACTCGGCCGGTTTTTAAGGTTTCCTGCAAGGAGGCCTCATTCATCCACGCCATCATCAACACGTCTTTGCTGTCGTATTGCTGAGCAATCGCCGGAATCAAGCCATCTTCATTGTATTTGACCTGTTGCTTAACCGCCTCCCAATCAAAGGTGTCTCCCTGATGGGATTTTTCCATTTCTTTAAAGGTGGGGGAGAGGGTTTGGGTCGAGTCCATGACGTGTCCTTAACGTTTGCGTTTCGCCGCGGCAAAGG
This window harbors:
- a CDS encoding diguanylate cyclase yields the protein MIKLDRKQTSFIKVFLFFFLMALLLLAINIGVKSFFFSEFTEKSAITNAPAKIKERQAFLNDYLANLPRQIEAIATSKPFQAYLYNPQTHVKPFQDLLDTLMIFEPDVMQIRYLSAQGQELLKVDRPRIGADFDWVPPAQLQNKSGRAYVKQALRETSPRTIFSNIELNQEEGEIERPFKPTIRVMRPVFEGQHVRGVLVINYFVSDLLEDLVQAPFYEMALFDGQGQVIKHSNARYDWSAYRTESLEIDEWVEAAGEQVIERLDLPLPSPLYLGLSLNRQNLKAMHANELKEYSVISMVTLLLALFVSAVVSGVIARNQRARDHLLAQLKVAEQVSDMASWEHNHVTGAFSGNALFYKRFGFGKTRRPSFEGYVQALSPSSREHYETDYREALRLCRPVTHVVEVPASSTAGERYFQERYDHLVNRDGQLVSTFGVLVDVTERYQQQAMIQNIIDAQESLILRLDGRRITYANEAFKAFFGGEAKTTPLKDLSDLEARFEPEAGLFTVPENDDDGEWLPLLEQSHGDTVVKMVSQAGVSHYFALQFHSIATGLGVLTMTDITERYLAQQQLMTQANQDALTGAYNRHFFDSFLRGKLENWLSAHCLYGLIVFDIDFFKRINDTYGHGIGDQVLKGMVRVIQDNTRRNDYLIRWGGEEFVLFVETERLDVVSKVAENIREAVAQTDFPSVGQVTLSGGGALLVPGVALEATIEKADQNLYQAKSGGRNQIVVS
- the hisI gene encoding phosphoribosyl-AMP cyclohydrolase, producing the protein MDSTQTLSPTFKEMEKSHQGDTFDWEAVKQQVKYNEDGLIPAIAQQYDSKDVLMMAWMNEASLQETLKTGRVCYWSRSRQAYWRKGEESGQIQVLKELRFDCDGDAILLLVDQTGPACHTGRKSCFYTAVHDDKVEIMTNPLIDPSDLYKK
- a CDS encoding class I SAM-dependent methyltransferase, whose protein sequence is MSSIEQLKQDIVFETELKGKPLTFHTTWGIFSPREIDAGTLLLLKHLDLQPQETALDIGCGYGPIGLAIAANASGEVHMVDKDFVAVDYANQNAQRNGLTHAKAYLSNGLSAVPQDLQFTTVVSNIPAKVGKEMLSILLHDVHRQLAPGGQFVVVTINGLRQYMKRNFMEVFGNYDKVKQGKDYTISRCVKR
- the truD gene encoding tRNA pseudouridine(13) synthase TruD — translated: MPHSLDPAVFYPSDLSALAYAYGQPVATARLKTDPADFVVEEQLAYSLSGEGEHLWVWVEKIGQNTDWVAKQLAKWAGIAPKNVGVAGKKDRQAVTYQWMSLHLPGQADPAVETLAIPGVRILKTQRHHRKLQTGGLSGNRFTLTLRKMTGDKTALEGRLQRIREQGVPNYFGEQRFGNGFQNLPKATQLFQGQLKAPKRHQKSLYISAARSWIFNEILSRRIEQDCWNRALPGDVFQLQGSQKWFADDGDPALAERVDAMDLHPTGALTGRGVLPTQGEAFQLEQTVMARHPIWQAGLEKLGLKQERRALRVWPKALTWQWPDAETLAVSFDLPAGSYATMVVRELAQLETESER
- a CDS encoding Tim44 domain-containing protein, with amino-acid sequence MKKFTLWLSMMTFSFFATMQTAEAKRFGGGSSFGYSKKMAPKQYNTAPKPAAKSSAGSTTTAAGAKTSGASRFLGPLAGIAAGGLLAAMLFGDGFEGIQLLDILLIALLVFMLISLLRRRASAHQTAYSGHSGQGAASYDATPSPYQTREAATTDYSSHTHQTGESIIGSGLSGEAEPVLVAPDWFDEARFVEDAKSHFVAVQKAWDALDAKELQDYCTPELYNALKVEMAQLQVGTNHTEVDELNAEIADLAIDGDNFIVSVRFSGFIKEDVDGFAHAFNEIWHIRRLAEGRGPWQIAGIQQNDL